In one window of Toxotes jaculatrix isolate fToxJac2 chromosome 10, fToxJac2.pri, whole genome shotgun sequence DNA:
- the tlr1 gene encoding toll-like receptor 1 — protein MRLLTAGLWAVVMLAGLQQIASSPGTIVDRSSKNLSSVPRDLPHTAEFLDLSCNHIKQLHSGDFKNTTLLRFLNVSWNGLEEIDPETFLDTPFLEELDLSHNMLKNLSGQQYLKHTGNLLLLNLAHNPFPTMTLGSAFSSLVKMERLGLGAKNISVGDFKSIAEVKLRTLTLCLEDEVGYETGSLKDVHTQRLQIAFTTHHITGLNLVDDALSLFDELELMNLTGGYDELGKQLSERVEIRTSYLYLTNISMEWNDLTHYVNVILLKSITHLVASDVALRNLPYKDTEVTQTSKMESFSARRVVVKSFFFSQESVYNYFINMPVKSMSLTETAIIHMTCPKTQSPILQLDFSFCALSDTIFSTVEGQKTVECESLGNMRKLILVSNNLKSLHLVSKRIQYMKSLQYLDLSLNSLVYNGVEECLWPPNITNMSLSSNGLADSVFKCLPKGIETLDLQNNQISAVPSSMLKLENLTSLNLNANRLRDLPVCTGFPILSELLLKSNSLHAPSVSMLESCPKLKTLDVSYNPFTCTCALRSFRSLGIKAEKKKSHTGTELLGWPSDYYCTYPEDVRDSTLKDIWIPEITCDVGILAATILCTSVVLIVAIATLCHRLDLPWYMGMIWKWTRAKHRARTQVRPEDLVGVEFHAFVSYSQRDAEWVQNFLLPNLEGHAGGLRICHHERNFVPGKTIIENIISCVEKSRRSVFVLSAHFVKSEWCHYELYFASHQRVSRGSDSIVLVLLEPLPQYTIPSKYYQLKAMMSRHTYLEWPQDRAKQRLFWANLKAALQADLPNAPLL, from the coding sequence ATGAGGCTCTTAACTGCAGGCCTCTGGGCGGTGGTCATGTTGGCGGGCCTGCAGCAGATTGCTTCGTCACCTGGCACCATCGTAGACCGCTCGTCAAAAaacctctcctctgtccccaGAGACCTGCCACACACGGCTGAGTTTTTAGACCTGTCATGCAACCACATAAAGCAGCTTCACAGCGGAGACTTTAAAAACACCACTCTCCTGAGGTTTCTGAACGTGTCATGGAATGGTTTAGAGGAGATCGATCCGGAGACATTCCTTGACACACCTTTCCTGGAGGAACTGGACCTGTCGCACAATATGCTGAAGAATCTGTCGGGTCAACAGTACCTGAAGCACACGGGTAACCTTCTGTTGCTAAATCTGGCCCATAACCCCTTTCCCACCATGACACTGGGGAGTGCCTTCAGTTCCCTGGTAAAAATGGAGAGATTAGGACTAGGAGCAAAAAACATCAGTGTAGGCGATTTCAAGAGTATTGCTGAAGTGAAACTGCGTACCCTGACCCTTTGCCTGGAGGATGAAGTGGGTTATGAGACAGGCAGCCTGAAGGACGTTCACACTCAGAGGCTTCAGATAGCCTTCACTACCCATCACATAACGGGCCTTAATCTGGTTGATGATGCTCTGTCACTCTTTGATGAATTGGAGTTGATGAATTTGACAGGAGGCTATGATGAACTGGGAAAGCAGCTGAGTGAGAGGGTAGAAATCCGCACTTCATATCTTTATCTCACCAACATATCAATGGAATGGAACGACTTAACTCACTATGTAAATGTGATTCTGCTTAAATCTATAACCCATCTGGTTGCCTCTGATGTGGCCCTTCGCAATTTGCCTTATAAAGACACTGAGGTGACCCAGACATCTAAAATGGAGTCCTTTTCAGCCAGAAGAGTAGTGGtgaagtctttctttttttcacaggaGTCTGTATACAATTATTTTATAAATATGCCAGTGAAGAGTATGTCCTTAACGGAGACAGCAATCATACACATGACATGCCCTAAGACACAGAGTCCAATCCTCCAGCtggacttttctttttgtgctttaTCTGACACCATTTTCTCAACAGTAGAGGGTCAAAAAACAGTTGAATGTGAGAGTCTGGGTAATATGAGGAAACTGATTCTGGTCAGCAACAATCTTAAGAGTCTTCACTTGGTGAGCAAACGCATACAATACATGAAGTCCCTGCAATATCTGGACCTCAGTCTCAACTCCCTGGTTTACAACGGTGTGGAGGAGTGCCTCTGGCCACCAAACATCACCAATATGAGTCTGTCTTCTAATGGTCTGGCAGActcagtttttaaatgtctaCCTAAAGGAATAGAGACACTGGACCTCCAGAACAACCAGATTTCTGCGGTCCCATCATCCATGTTGAAATTGGAAAACCTTACGTCTCTGAATCTGAACGCCAACAGGCTGCGGGATCTGCCTGTATGTACTGGTTTCCCCATACTGAGTGAGCTTCTGCTTAAGTCAAACTCCCTCCATGCCCCATCTGTAAGCATGCTGGAGAGCTGTCCCAAACTCAAAACCCTGGATGTCAGTTACAACCCCTTCACCTGCACCTGCGCCCTGAGGAGTTTCAGAAGTCTTGGCATCAaagctgaaaagaagaaaagtcacACAGGAACTGAATTGTTGGGCTGGCCATCGGACTATTACTGCACCTACCCAGAGGACGTTAGAGATTCCACCTTGAAAGACATCTGGATCCCAGAGATCACATGTGATGTTGGCATTCTAGCAGCCACCATCTTGTGCACATCAGTAGTACTGATTGTGGCAATAGCGACCCTGTGTCACCGTTTGGATCTTCCCTGGTACATGGGCATGATCTGGAAGTGGACCAGAGCCAAACATCGTGCCAGAACACAAGTTCGGCCCGAAGACCTGGTGGGCGTTGAGTTTCATGCTTTTGTGTCCTACAGCCAGCGTGACGCCGAATGGGTGCAAAATTTCCTCCTTCCTAACCTTGAAGGTCATGCAGGAGGGCTCCGAATCTGCCATCACGAGAGAAACTTTGTACCAGGAAAGACAATTATTGAAAACATCATCAGCTGTGTGGAGAAAAGCCGACGCTCCGTGTTTGTGCTCTCTGCTCACTTTGTCAAGAGTGAGTGGTGTCATTATGAGCTGTACTTCGCCAGCCACCAACGCGTTTCTCGAGGATCGGACAGTATTGTGCTGGTGCTGCTAGAGCCTCTGCCTCAGTACACaatcccatccaagtactatcAGCTCAAGGCCATGATGAGCCGGCACACCTATTTGGAGTGGCCACAGGACAGGGCCAAGCAGAGGCTGTTCTGGGCTAACCTCAAAGCTGCCCTTCAAGCAGACCTTCCAAATGCACCTTTGCTATAA
- the klb gene encoding beta-klotho produces MLNHPCPSTCQCLILCVLLLVCGWNKAACSLGEGRRIWQQPKPDPIIKDQSFLYDTFPPGFLWGSGTSAFQTEGAWDQEGKGTSIWDHFTHSSISGNLATENANVASDSYTHWEEDVNALEFLGVRSYSFSLSWPRIFPDGNARSPPNTVAVVHYSRLIERLLQKKIEPIVTLHHWDLPQVLQERYGGWKNDTLVELFEEYAAFCFHTFGSRVRYWLTIHNPYLVAVQGYGTGVHAPGETGGTSGSLIVAHNLIRAHAKAWHIYNTHFRPTQRGQVSIVLGSHWVEPQRGQATSGNIELCQESIEAVLGWFANPIFGDGDYPVSLKIKQGALLPTFTPEEKLWVQKTADFFALSFGPNNLRLGRNLVHYGQTVTPDLRRVLNWIKLEYGDLRMLVAEGGWFSEASVGKEDTVAIYLMKSFINQVLQAIKFEGVQVFGYSAWSLVDGFEWNYGYTIRRGLFYIDFSQPNRTRSPKTSALYYRRVVADNGFLRDENFGEVKGRFPCDFQWGIADSTLQVHFYPFSPQFTDPHMYSWNLTGDGSLRPVPGVKLHTRPSQCTDYLAIRGHLRLFASTGASHYRFALNWSLILPQGDLSNVNTEALRYYRCVLTELKKLNLEAVVILYYPTHRAPNIGLPGPILASGGWLNYSTVEAFREYAALCYQQLGYWVRYWITINEPNRLIDVYSDGNEKHQAGHNLLLAHAKAWRLYEREHYSQQKALVSLALHADWAEPANPFLDSHMAAAQRFLLFELSRFLDPLLLGTRHEEKNIEGGYPQEMKMYLEERARVTGLPGSPLPSFTEVEKHELRGALSFIALNHFTTRLVSPYPRTQASFQPKQPPDHDCLTLSDPTWPSSGLGQALVPWGLRKILNWVSQRYGGALPIIVTASGVDDQAPVEDKLRQHYLRTYLQEALKAHQLDGVNLQGFYLWKLQDRHVPQFGLFTSTQHQSTPKASIAVYREIITHSGFPEDDTTQTCSFSELHQPCSVCAWMFKNKAMLVFGGCLLITAVMLAALVIFVIITKRKQTRGGGRRTNRISRRRRREGVPVCSCPPVLKC; encoded by the exons ATGCTGAACCATCCTTGTCCTTCCACATGTCAGTGCCTCATACTCTGCGTCCTGTTGTTGGTGTGTGGTTGGAACAAGGCAGCCTGTTCTCTTGGGGAGGGCAGGAGGATTTGGCAGCAGCCCAAGCCGGACCCCATAATCAAAGACCAATCTTTCCTTTATGACACCTTCCCCCCTGGATTCCTCTGGGGTTCTGGGACGTCTGCCTTCCAGACAGAAGGAGCCTGGGACCAGGAGGGGAAGGGAACCTCCATCTGGGACCATTTCACCCACTCCTCTATCAGTGGTAATTTGGCAACTGAGAATGCCAATGTGGCTAGTGACAGCTACACTCACTGGGAAGAAGATGTGAATGCATTGGAGTTTCTAGGTGTAAGATCATACTCCTTCTCACTCTCCTGGCCCAGGATCTTTCCTGATGGGAATGCCAGGAGTCCACCGAATACAGTTGCTGTGGTGCATTACAGTCGCCTCATAGAGAGACTTCTGCAAAAGAAAATCGAACCCATCGTCACTCTCCATCACTGGGACCTGCCACAGGTTCTGCAGGAGCGATACGGAGGCTGGAAAAATGACACTCTGGTGGAACTGTTTGAGGAATACGCTGCCTTTTGTTTCCACACGTTTGGGAGTCGAGTTAGGTACTGGCTCACAATTCATAACCCATACCTGGTGGCTGTACAGGGGTATGGGACAGGTGTGCACGCTCCTGGAGAGACAGGGGGTACCTCTGGCTCTCTCATTGTGGCCCACAACCTGATCAGG GCACATGCCAAAGCGTGGCACATCTACAACACCCACTTCCGACCAACTCAGAGGGGTCAAGTATCCATTGTCCTGGGATCCCACTGGGTTGAACCTCAGAGAGGTCAGGCAACGTCAGGCAATATCGAACTCTGCCAGGAATCAATAGAGGCTGTGCTTGGCTGGTTTGCCAACCCCATCTTTGGAGATGGGGACTACCCAGTCTCTTTAAAAATCAAGCAAGGGGCCCTCCTGCCCACATTCACCCCTGAGGAGAAGCTTTGGgtgcagaaaacagctgacttTTTTGCTCTGTCCTTTGGACCTAACAACCTCCGTCTGGGCCGGAACCTGGTCCATTATGGGCAGACTGTGACCCCAGACCTGAGGCGTGTACTGAACTGGATAAAGCTGGAGTATGGGGACTTAAGAATGCTGGTGGCTGAGGGGGGCTGGTTCTCCGAAGCAAGTGTGGGAAAGGAGGACACGGTGGCCATCTATCTGATGAAGAGTTTTATCAATCAGGTTCTGCAAG CTATTAAGTTTGAGGGTGTGCAGGTGTTTGGCTATTCTGCTTGGTCATTGGTGGATGGATTTGAGTGGAATTATGGCTACACTATTAGGCGAGGTCTTTTCTACATTGACTTCAGCCAGCCAAACCGAACCAGGTCCCCCAAGACCTCTGCACTGTACTACCGGCGTGTAGTCGCTGACAATGGTTTTCTGAGAGATGAAAACTTTGGAGAGGTCAAAGGCCGTTTCCCTTGTGACTTTCAATGGGGTATAGCTGACTCCACTTTACAG GTCCACTTCTACCCGTTCTCACCACAGTTTACTGACCCCCATATGTACAGCTGGAATCTCACAGGAGACGGATCACTGCGTCCAGTCCCAGGGGTGAAACTCCACACAAGACCATCCCAGTGCACTGACTATTTGGCCATCCGTGGTCATCTTCGCCTGTTTGCATCCACTGGGGCATCTCACTACCGCTTCGCCCTAAACTGGTCTCTGATTTTACCCCAGGGAGACCTCTCTAATGTGAACACTGAGGCTCTAAG GTACTACCGCTGTGTCCTAACCGAGCTCAAGAAGCTGAACCTGGAGGCTGTTGTAATTCTCTATTACCCAACACACAGAGCTCCAAATATAGGCTTGCCTGGGCCAATACTTGCCTCCGGGGGTTGGCTCAACTACAGCACAGTTGAAGCATTTCGGGAATATGCAGCACTCTGCTACCAGCAGCTGGGGTACTGGGTTCGATACTGGATTACCATCAATGAGCCGAACAGACTCATAGATGTTTATTCTGATGGGAACGAGAAGCATCAAGCAGGTCATAATCTTCTTCTAGCTCATGCAAAAGCTTGGAGGCTGTATGAGAGGGAACATTATAGCCAACAGAAAGCACTGGTATCACTTGCACTACATGCTGACTGGGCTGAACCTGCCAACCCCTTCCTGGACTCACATatggcagcagcacagagattCCTCCTGTTTGAACTTAGTCGCTTCTTAGACCCTCTCTTGTTGGGAACTAGACATGAGGAGAAGAATATCGAGGGGGGGTATCCACAAGAAATGAAGATGTACCTGGAGGAGAGAGCTCGAGTTACAGGCCTCCCTGGATCTCCTCTGCCTAGTTTTACTGAGGTGGAGAAGCACGAGCTGAGAGGGGCTTTGAGTTTTATCGCTCTGAACCATTTTACTACTCGTTTGGTGTCTCCATATCCCCGCACACAGGCCAGTTTTCAGCCGAAACAACCACCTGATCACGACTGTCTGACCCTTTCTGATCCCACTTGGCCCTCATCCGGTCTTGGACAGGCTCTTGTACCCTGGGGCCTGAGGAAGATCCTGAACTGGGTGAGCCAGAGATATGGAGGGGCTCTACCGATCATTGTCACAGCCAGTGGGGTTGATGATCAGGCTCCTGTTGAGGACAAACTCAGGCAACACTACCTAAGGACTTACCTGCAGGAGGCTCTTAAAG CTCACCAGTTAGATGGGGTCAACCTGCAGGGCTTTTACTTGTGGAAACTGCAAGATCGGCATGTCCCTCAGTTCGGGCTTTTCACTTCAACCCAACATCAGTCCACACCTAAGGCCTCCATTGCTGTCTACAGAGAAATTATCACCCACAGCGGTTTCCCGGAGGATGACACCACGCAGACCTGCAGCTTCAGTGAGCTGCACCAGCCGTGCTCCGTATGTGCATGGATGTTCAAGAACAAAGCAATGCTGGTTTTCGGAGGCTGCCTCCTGATAACAGCTGTTATGTTGGCAGCACTCGTCATCTTCGTCATCATCACCAAGAGAAAGCAAACAAGAGGCGGAGGGAGGAGAACGAACAGGAtaagcaggaggagaagaagggaagGAGTACCTGTTTGCTCATGTCCACCTGTTCTGAAGTGCTAA
- the ube2ka gene encoding ubiquitin-conjugating enzyme E2Ka (UBC1 homolog, yeast) has product MANIAVQRIKREFKEVLKSEETSKNQIKVDLVDENFTELKGEIAGPPDTPYEGGRYQLEIKIPETYPFNPPKVRFITKIWHPNISSVTGAICLDILKDQWAAAMTLRTVLLSLQALLAAAEPDDPQDAVVANQYKQNPEMFKQTARLWSHVYAGAPVSSPEYTRKIDKLCAMGFEKNAVIVALSSKSWDVETATELLLSN; this is encoded by the exons ATGGCCAACATCGCAGTTCAGAGGATAAAACGGGAATTCAAGGAGGTCCTAAAAAGTGAAGAG ACGAGCAAAAACCAGATAAAGGTGGATCTGGTGGATGAGAACTTCACAGAACTTAAAGGGGAGATAGCAGGGCCACCTGACACACCATATGAAG GCGGTAGATATCAACTAGAAATTAAAATTCCAGAGACGTATCCATTCAATCCACCCAAG GTGCGGTTTATCACAAAGATCTGGCATCCCAACATCAGCTCAGTTACAGGTGCAATATGTCTGGACATTCTCAAAGACCAGTG GGCAGCTGCTATGACTCTGAGGACAGTCCTCTTGTCACTACAAGCCTTATTGGCAGCCGCAGAACCAGATGACCCGCAGGACGCAGTGGTAGCCAATCAg TACAAGCAGAACCCAGAGATGTTCAAACAGACAGCGAGGCTCTGGTCTCATGTCTATGCAGGAGCGCCTGTCTCCAGTCCGGAGTACACACGCAAAATAGACAAACTCTGTGCCATGGGCTTTGAAAAA AATGCAGTAATAGTGGCGTTGTCATCGAAATCCTGGGACGTGGAGACAGCGACAGAGCTACTGCTCAGTAACTGA
- the LOC121188643 gene encoding neuronal acetylcholine receptor subunit alpha-9-II — MVVFVIMTDDQIFLPPVVHSAQGHYAQKLLNDLMDNYSSALRPVEDTDSALNVTLQITLSQIKDMDERNQVLIAYLWIRQTWHDAYLKWNKEDYDGLEVIHIPSSLVWRPDLVLYNKADDDFSGPMDTNVRLRYNGEITWDAPAITKSSCVVDVSYFPFDSQECNLTFGSWTYNGNQVDIIMGMDSGDLSDFVENVEWECHGMPATKNVIMYGCCSDPYPDITYTVLLQRRSSFYIFNLLLPCFLISFLAPLGFYLPADSGEKVSLGVTVLLALTVFQLMVAESMPPSESVPLIGKYYIATMTMVTASTALTIFIMNIHFCGAEAKPVPHWAKVLIIDYMSKIFFVYEVGENCASASSSSSSHSPQDDIRHQHLSSHIHANGKPGNQKVPCCPEDKKPPLQGPTVTFGPCVFCSHGVDTKLVRNVEYIANCFREQRATCAKGAEWKKIAKVMDRFFMWIFFIMVFLMSILIIGKAP, encoded by the exons ATGGTTGTTTTTGTCATAATGACTGATGACCAGATCTTTCTCCCACCAGTGGTTCACTCAGCTCAGGGTCACTATGCCCAGAAGCTTCTGAATGATTTGATGGACAATTATTCCAGCGCCCTGCGGCCTGTGGAGGACACAGACAGCGCCCTCAACGTTACCTTACAGATCACTCTCTCTCAGATCAAAGACATG GATGAGAGGAACCAGGTGCTCATCGCCTACCTGTGGATTAGGCAGACGTGGCATGACGCTTACCTGAAGTGGAATAAAGAGGACTATGATGGACTGGAAGTCATTCATATCCCCAGCAGCCTGGTGTGGAGGCCTGATCTTGTCCTCTATAATAA AGCTGACGATGACTTCTCAGGGCCAATGGACACCAATGTGAGACTGCGTTACAATGGAGAGATAACCTGGGATGCTCCCGCCATCACCAAGAGCTCCTGTGTGGTGGACGTCTCCTACTTCCCCTTTGATAGCCAGGAATGTAACCTGACTTTTGGTTCTTGGACCTACAATGGTAACCAG GTAGACATCATTATGGGAATGGACAGCGGTGACCTGTCAGACTTTGTGGAAAATGTAGAATGGGAGTGCCACGGGATGCCGGCCACCAAGAATGTCATCATGTATGGCTGTTGCTCTGACCCATATCCAGACATCACGTACACCGTGCTCCTGCAGCGCCGCTCCTCCTTCTACATCTTCAACCTCCTCCTTCCCTGCTTCCTTATCTCCTTCCTGGCTCCTCTGGGGTTTTACCTGCCTGCAGACTCTGGGGAGAAGGTTTCCCTCGGCGTGACGGTTCTTTTGGCTCTCACTGTGTTTCAGCTAATGGTGGCTGAGAGCATGCCTCCGTCAGAGAGCGTGCCGCTTATAG GGAAGTACTATATTGCCACTATGACCATGGTCACAGCCTCCACAGCTCTCACCATCTTCATCATGAACATCCACTTCTGTGGTGCAGAGGCCAAACCAGTCCCCCACTGGGCGAAAGTCCTCATCATTGATTACATGTCcaagattttctttgtttatgaGGTAGGTGAGAACTGtgcctctgcctcctcctcttcatcttctcactccccCCAGGATGACATCCGTCATCAGCACCTCAGCTCCCACATTCATGCGAATGGAAAACCAGGGA ACCAGAAGGTCCCCTGCTGCCCTGAAGACAAAAAACCTCCACTTCAAGGTCCCACTGTAACCTTTGGCCCTTGTGTGTTCTGTAGTCACGGTGTGGACACCAAGCTGGTGCGCAATGTTGAGTATATTGCCAACTGTTTCAGAGAGCAGAGGGCTACATGCGCCAAGGGGGCAGAGTGGAAGAAGATTGCTAAGGTGATGGACAGATTCTTCATGTGGATCTTCTTCATCATGGTTTTCCTCATGAGCATCCTCATCATTGGCAAGGCACCGTGA